From Gottschalkiaceae bacterium SANA:
AAAAAAAACATTTGCCAAGAAGGGAGAATAGAAGATGTATATTCTATGCGTAACGGCATGTCCTGTAGGAATTGCACACACATATATGGCTGCGGCAAATTTAGAGAAAGCCATAAAGAATGCTGGACATGAGGTGAAAGTTGAGACCCAAGGAGCTCAAGGAGTAGATAACGAAATCACAACAGAAGATATTGAAAAATGCGACGCTGTAATTATTGCGAGTGATATTAGAATTAAGAATCATGAGAGATTTAAGGAAGTTCCAACATTAACGGTTGGTGTTCAAGAAGCGGTTAAAAAGACGGATGATATTGTAAAAGAATTATTGGAGGCGATTGGGTAATGGCAGAAATTATACGAAAAAATTCAAAGAAAAAG
This genomic window contains:
- a CDS encoding hypothetical protein (frameshifted, insertion/deletion at around 1175154), yielding MYILCVTACPVGIAHTYMAAANLEKAIKNAGHEVKVETQGAQGVDNEITTEDIEKCDAVIIASDIRIKNHERFKEVPTLTVGVQEAVKKTDDIVKELLEAIG